In a genomic window of Agarivorans albus:
- a CDS encoding DUF3466 family protein: MKKSMMKRSLAMAFAPLVLSASFAQAAQTESYYLIEEIPLETSNGLVEANGDLVVTAASNDGEYVAGSAQTFRSAFRFYDFSDRTTFDYGCQYASEVCDLFFYGDNSFYDTYRKRLREQRTVLYQSNVLSFLANRNISGMHTDGKNLPPLPTWDTINEKLYVFDDIANSDYTTDTRVNDINSELGWAVGYDSAPFSNPDGGNYTRDFIQRGFALRLSDQAKVTLLPTAFNSSGELEDDKGGLSSGLQIIEKDGRTLVIGIGSVSYSNSDSFGECQTGNRENYYRCSGFDTQAWVWDITDAIDGEQVVGQQLVEGYVRSRYGNAPDFNLVKDANNEILVGISSDDVYDSTNGSRGRATYYTDNGDGTYSLNKIPNIRIDGDNDKFEDSVSHTWANSVNDANLIVGNLRYVEVKSRNRPVEGFVYDGDENSETYQEVNWPLRNKPFSGANSEFSDINNSGLIVGWRDGDSEEQPAYNGTTRRQTGILLDYNRYLEGNKTYTWTLNQLTCYEQDGTPQIPLYRFEFATHINDEGEIFANGYHYESAEEFINGVNPRAVLLKLVRNPAVTDIDDLATCPQIEEVKYERKGASSLWLGLLLLPVVFVRRFIKR; this comes from the coding sequence ATGAAGAAGTCTATGATGAAACGCTCTTTAGCAATGGCATTCGCGCCTTTAGTATTGTCTGCTAGCTTTGCTCAAGCAGCACAAACCGAATCCTATTATCTTATAGAAGAAATTCCACTAGAAACCAGTAACGGACTTGTCGAAGCTAATGGTGACCTAGTTGTTACTGCCGCAAGTAATGATGGGGAGTATGTAGCGGGTAGTGCTCAAACTTTTAGAAGTGCTTTTCGCTTTTACGACTTTTCCGACAGAACCACTTTTGACTATGGCTGCCAGTACGCTAGCGAAGTATGTGACTTGTTCTTCTACGGAGATAATAGTTTTTACGATACCTATCGTAAACGCTTAAGAGAACAAAGAACCGTTTTGTACCAATCTAATGTGCTCTCTTTCTTAGCCAATCGAAATATTAGTGGGATGCATACCGATGGCAAGAACCTGCCGCCGTTGCCTACTTGGGATACCATTAACGAAAAACTTTATGTTTTCGATGATATTGCTAACAGTGACTACACAACTGATACACGAGTGAATGATATCAATAGTGAATTAGGTTGGGCTGTAGGCTACGACTCAGCGCCATTTAGCAATCCTGATGGTGGAAATTATACAAGGGACTTTATTCAACGTGGGTTTGCTTTGCGCTTAAGCGACCAAGCTAAAGTTACTTTGCTACCAACAGCCTTTAACAGTAGTGGCGAGCTAGAAGATGATAAAGGTGGGTTATCATCAGGCTTACAAATTATCGAAAAAGATGGCCGTACCCTTGTTATTGGCATAGGTAGTGTCAGTTATTCCAATAGCGACAGCTTTGGTGAGTGTCAAACAGGTAACCGAGAAAACTACTACCGTTGTTCAGGTTTTGATACTCAAGCATGGGTATGGGACATTACAGACGCAATAGATGGAGAGCAAGTAGTTGGGCAACAACTAGTTGAAGGCTACGTTCGTTCTCGTTATGGCAATGCTCCAGATTTTAACTTGGTAAAAGATGCCAATAACGAGATATTGGTAGGTATATCTTCAGATGATGTCTATGACAGCACTAACGGTTCACGTGGCCGCGCTACTTACTATACCGACAATGGTGATGGTACTTATAGTCTAAATAAAATACCAAATATTCGGATTGATGGTGATAATGACAAGTTTGAAGACTCCGTATCACATACTTGGGCAAATTCAGTAAACGACGCCAACTTAATTGTCGGTAATTTGCGATACGTAGAAGTTAAATCACGTAACCGTCCGGTAGAAGGTTTTGTATATGATGGTGATGAAAATTCAGAAACATACCAAGAGGTAAATTGGCCATTACGTAACAAGCCATTTTCTGGTGCTAACAGCGAATTCAGCGATATCAATAATAGCGGTTTAATCGTAGGTTGGCGAGATGGGGATAGTGAAGAACAGCCAGCTTATAATGGTACTACACGTAGACAAACGGGTATCTTATTAGATTACAATCGTTACCTAGAAGGTAACAAGACATACACCTGGACGCTTAATCAATTAACCTGTTATGAGCAAGACGGAACGCCACAGATACCGCTGTACCGGTTCGAGTTTGCAACTCATATTAATGATGAAGGTGAAATATTTGCCAACGGTTATCACTATGAAAGTGCTGAAGAGTTTATTAATGGAGTAAATCCTCGTGCGGTGTTACTTAAATTGGTAAGAAACCCTGCGGTGACAGATATAGATGACTTAGCAACTTGCCCGCAAATAGAAGAAGTGAAGTATGAACGTAAAGGGGCTTCTAGCTTGTGGTTAGGCTTACTGCTCTTACCTGTTGTTTTTGTGAGGCGTTTCATAAAAAGATAA
- the rmf gene encoding ribosome modulation factor, giving the protein MKRQKRDRLERAHAKGYQAGLSGRSKETCPYGGADARGHWYGGWREAVEERVSGLDNN; this is encoded by the coding sequence ATGAAAAGACAAAAACGCGATCGTTTAGAAAGAGCGCATGCCAAAGGTTATCAAGCAGGGTTATCAGGAAGGTCTAAAGAGACCTGTCCGTATGGTGGAGCAGACGCAAGAGGTCATTGGTACGGTGGGTGGCGTGAGGCTGTTGAAGAACGCGTTTCAGGATTAGACAATAACTAA
- the fabA gene encoding bifunctional 3-hydroxydecanoyl-ACP dehydratase/trans-2-decenoyl-ACP isomerase has translation MTQVSQKELGKTSYERQELLDCSQGLLFGEGNSKLPAPNMLMMDRILKITHEGGEFGNGEIVAELDINPDLWFFDCHFPGDPVMPGCLGLDAMWQLVGFFLGWSGGPGKGRALGVGEVKFTGQVLPTAKKVTYRIQMKRVIMRKLVMGIADGIVEVDGRQIYSANDLKVGLFTDTSTF, from the coding sequence ATGACTCAGGTTTCGCAAAAAGAACTAGGTAAAACTAGCTATGAACGCCAAGAATTGCTTGATTGCAGCCAAGGCCTTTTATTCGGTGAAGGAAACAGTAAGTTACCCGCACCAAACATGCTAATGATGGACCGCATTCTAAAAATCACCCACGAAGGTGGTGAGTTTGGCAACGGCGAAATTGTTGCTGAGTTAGATATTAACCCTGATTTATGGTTTTTTGACTGTCACTTCCCTGGTGACCCGGTAATGCCTGGTTGCTTAGGCTTAGACGCAATGTGGCAGCTTGTTGGATTTTTCTTAGGTTGGAGTGGCGGTCCGGGTAAAGGGCGAGCTTTGGGTGTTGGCGAAGTTAAATTCACTGGCCAAGTATTACCTACAGCTAAGAAAGTCACCTACCGCATTCAGATGAAGCGTGTAATTATGCGTAAATTAGTTATGGGTATTGCGGATGGCATTGTAGAGGTAGATGGTCGTCAGATTTACTCAGCAAATGATTTGAAAGTAGGTTTGTTTACCGACACTTCAACTTTTTAG
- a CDS encoding AAA family ATPase, producing MTESALSIEKLKPNFSLENINPTNGIQWSSLLPIAKSSFDHFTHANNHQQVMVCQAPSFFNLHSVLADFAKDLNIEQQAYALIFNPTQPQRPYCVELSQKAQQAFEQTMLQMEDLLNKDFGSELLAKEIGEELAFMEESQSDSLSKILKRLNQAQVPEQLLNLIKQLFEYLVELPSFTSIQKFYKTWLNKPTLNYCYEFTRATIFGQYLAQPTANSAELVEVNLGAIHHSASGILVLNAEDILAEAKLWFELKACLTTSIFSWDKLQGEKLTSQPQHLSVTTKLVLIGNANAIADLYELDPSIKTLGLLETELPLEVEASSTNINLYLSHLNGELHQCGLSSLTTELYECVLNYAAKLCEHQQYLSLDVQELITLLQSLELNQFTANSQGFTQALKHLNDNVNNQQKFSDLSYTERQTNICLSGEQVGQINGLSVIDFAGLGLSFGEPIRITANVFQGDGDFNDIERKAELAGNVHAKSMMIIHGFLNQLFASEHHFPYSGNIVFEQSYHEIDGDSASLASALALLSAISKLPIQQNTAVTGALDQKGNVLAVGGINEKIEGYLRVAQLVNTNQPIRVVIPEANLNQLNLSQEVLNAVEQKQLSIFAVSTISQAVPYLFNLPAGDLLDEESVYGKINKLINLPNDEPGLIRWLLKKVSDLFKF from the coding sequence TTGACTGAATCAGCCCTAAGCATTGAAAAACTAAAACCTAACTTTTCGCTAGAGAACATAAACCCAACTAACGGCATTCAGTGGTCGAGTTTATTACCTATAGCTAAATCTAGTTTTGACCACTTTACGCACGCCAATAATCATCAACAAGTTATGGTTTGTCAGGCCCCTAGTTTTTTCAATTTGCATTCAGTACTCGCAGACTTTGCTAAAGACCTTAATATTGAGCAACAAGCTTACGCCTTAATATTCAACCCTACCCAGCCACAGCGCCCTTATTGTGTTGAGCTTTCACAAAAAGCTCAACAAGCTTTTGAGCAAACTATGCTGCAGATGGAAGATTTGCTAAACAAAGATTTTGGTTCAGAACTTTTAGCCAAAGAGATAGGTGAAGAATTAGCGTTTATGGAAGAGTCTCAATCCGACTCCCTTAGCAAAATTCTAAAAAGACTTAACCAAGCGCAGGTTCCTGAGCAATTATTAAATCTCATCAAACAGCTATTTGAATACCTTGTTGAGTTACCTTCTTTCACCTCGATTCAAAAGTTCTATAAGACTTGGCTTAACAAGCCAACACTAAATTATTGTTACGAATTCACTAGAGCAACTATTTTTGGCCAATATCTTGCCCAACCTACAGCTAATAGCGCTGAGTTGGTGGAAGTGAATTTAGGGGCTATTCATCATTCAGCTTCCGGGATACTGGTTTTAAATGCCGAAGATATTCTTGCAGAAGCGAAGCTTTGGTTTGAACTAAAAGCTTGTTTAACTACCTCAATTTTTTCGTGGGATAAATTGCAAGGCGAAAAGCTAACTAGCCAACCTCAACATTTGTCGGTAACTACCAAGTTAGTGCTTATTGGTAATGCCAATGCCATTGCCGATTTATATGAGCTCGACCCAAGTATAAAAACCCTAGGGCTTTTAGAAACTGAACTGCCATTAGAAGTAGAAGCAAGCTCAACCAACATCAATTTGTATTTAAGCCACCTAAATGGTGAGTTACATCAATGCGGCTTATCCAGCTTAACAACGGAGCTCTATGAATGTGTATTGAACTACGCGGCGAAGCTTTGCGAGCATCAACAGTATTTAAGTTTAGATGTACAAGAACTAATTACCCTACTTCAGTCACTAGAACTCAATCAATTTACAGCGAACAGTCAAGGCTTTACCCAAGCACTAAAACACTTAAACGATAACGTTAACAACCAACAAAAGTTTAGTGATCTCTCCTATACAGAAAGACAAACCAATATTTGTTTAAGTGGTGAGCAAGTTGGCCAAATAAATGGTTTATCGGTTATCGACTTCGCTGGCTTAGGTTTATCATTTGGTGAGCCCATCAGAATAACTGCAAATGTGTTTCAAGGTGACGGCGACTTTAACGATATAGAAAGAAAAGCAGAACTAGCAGGGAATGTTCACGCTAAATCAATGATGATCATTCATGGCTTTCTAAATCAATTGTTTGCCTCTGAGCATCATTTCCCTTATTCCGGCAACATAGTATTTGAACAGTCTTATCATGAAATAGATGGTGACAGCGCTTCTCTCGCATCAGCCTTGGCTTTACTAAGCGCTATCTCAAAGCTTCCCATTCAGCAAAATACCGCAGTAACCGGCGCCTTAGATCAAAAAGGCAATGTATTAGCTGTAGGCGGCATAAACGAAAAGATCGAAGGTTACTTAAGGGTTGCGCAACTTGTTAATACTAACCAGCCTATCCGGGTAGTAATACCGGAAGCTAACCTTAATCAACTGAATCTTTCGCAAGAGGTTTTAAACGCGGTTGAGCAAAAACAACTAAGCATTTTTGCTGTTTCTACCATTAGCCAAGCGGTGCCCTATTTGTTCAATCTGCCTGCTGGCGACCTACTCGATGAAGAAAGTGTTTACGGAAAAATTAACAAATTAATCAATCTACCAAACGATGAACCTGGTTTAATTCGCTGGCTTTTGAAGAAAGTATCTGACTTATTCAAGTTTTAG
- a CDS encoding Na+/H+ antiporter family protein: MITNPVVLSVCLMLVLSLLRVNVVLALSISGIIGGLLSDLSLTETIAAFEAGLGDGAQIALSYALLGAFAVAIARSGLTDMIANKIVRLVNLHKDQHLSLVKWMMLGAIILMAVSSQNLVPVHIAFIPILIPPLIAVFNQLNMDRRIIACCITFGLVTTYMWLPYGFGSIFLNQLLHGNILSAGLTIDKSQLPIAMTIPALGMVLGLLTAIFFSYRQPRTYQTTINTSEKRTSEIQTSPLKTCLNITIIIVALVVNVYTESIIMGALTGFLLLTTASGLKPQNSQDLFVEGVKLMALIGFIMIAANGFAGVMKATGGVPDLVNSAQSILGDNKAFAAAMLLLMGLLITMGIGSSFSTIPIIAAIYVPLALSLGFSELATVALVGTSAALGDAGSPASDSTLGPTAGLNSDGQHDHILDTVVPTFLHFNLPLLVFGWIAAIVL; this comes from the coding sequence ATGATTACTAATCCTGTTGTATTGTCGGTTTGCTTAATGTTGGTACTAAGTTTACTGCGTGTAAATGTAGTATTAGCTTTATCGATAAGTGGAATTATTGGCGGGCTTTTATCCGATTTAAGCTTGACGGAAACCATAGCCGCTTTTGAAGCCGGTTTAGGAGATGGCGCTCAAATCGCGTTAAGTTATGCTCTGCTTGGTGCGTTTGCTGTTGCCATTGCCAGAAGCGGCTTAACCGATATGATTGCTAACAAGATTGTACGTTTAGTAAATTTGCATAAAGATCAGCACCTTTCTTTGGTGAAGTGGATGATGCTTGGCGCCATCATATTAATGGCAGTAAGCTCGCAAAACTTGGTTCCAGTGCATATAGCCTTTATTCCAATATTAATCCCGCCCTTAATCGCTGTATTCAATCAACTAAACATGGATAGGCGAATCATTGCCTGCTGTATCACTTTTGGTTTAGTCACCACTTATATGTGGCTACCCTATGGCTTTGGCAGCATATTTTTAAACCAACTGTTACATGGCAATATTTTGTCGGCAGGCTTAACGATTGATAAAAGCCAGTTACCCATTGCTATGACAATACCAGCCCTAGGAATGGTGTTAGGTCTGCTTACAGCCATATTTTTTTCTTATCGGCAGCCAAGAACTTACCAAACAACGATCAATACTAGTGAAAAACGCACAAGCGAAATACAGACTAGCCCCTTAAAAACCTGTTTGAATATCACCATTATAATCGTTGCCTTAGTGGTAAACGTTTATACTGAGTCGATCATTATGGGCGCTTTAACTGGCTTCCTCCTGCTCACTACCGCGTCAGGCTTAAAGCCCCAGAATAGCCAAGACTTGTTTGTTGAAGGCGTTAAATTAATGGCCTTAATTGGATTCATTATGATTGCAGCAAATGGTTTTGCTGGCGTAATGAAAGCTACTGGTGGTGTACCAGATCTAGTAAATAGTGCTCAAAGTATACTTGGTGATAATAAGGCCTTTGCTGCTGCAATGTTGTTGCTAATGGGATTGCTAATTACTATGGGAATAGGTTCATCATTTTCAACCATTCCCATTATTGCCGCTATATACGTTCCACTCGCTCTCTCTCTAGGTTTCTCTGAGTTAGCAACAGTTGCCTTGGTTGGAACATCTGCAGCACTTGGAGATGCAGGCTCGCCAGCTTCAGACTCTACACTAGGCCCGACTGCAGGCTTAAATAGCGATGGCCAGCATGACCACATATTGGACACCGTTGTACCCACATTTTTGCACTTCAACCTACCACTGTTGGTTTTTGGTTGGATAGCAGCTATTGTTCTATAG